CAGTCTGCGCCCGCAGCTGAATTGCAATCCGCTCTCACCCGGGCGATGGCCGGCCGTAGCGGGAGCGCGGTGGTTGTGGATGTAGATTCGGGAAAGATCATCGCCGCGCACCATCCTGCTGCGGCTGCTCGCCGCCTGGCCCGGCCGGGTTCAGCAATAAAACCGTTCGTCTTGTTGGCGTTGTTACGGAACGGCAAAACCGGCGCTGATACGCGCCTGATGTGCCGGAGGACGGTTGAGGTCGGCGGGCATCACCTCGACTGCACACATCCCGAGACGGGAGTGCCGCTGAATTCGATCGAGGCACTGGCATACTCCTGCAACTCCTGGTTCATTCAAAATGCGGCGCGGCTGACAAGTGCAGAGTTGCGCGACGCACTCGTGCAAGCAGGACTCACTTCCCGAACCCGAGCGGTACCGGACGAAACAACCGGCAACGTGAACGAGGCGGGCACGCTGGAGCAACGCGAGCTGCAGTCGGTTGGGGAGTATGGAATTGAGGTCACGCCTCTGGAATTGCTGTGGGCTTATCGTGGGGTGGCGCAGGCCAGCAAGTCTGGAGACCGGGATAGTTCGCTGAAGACAGTGGCCGCGGGACTCGAAGCTTCCATTCGCTACGGCATGGCACAAAAGGCGAGGGTTGCGGGAATGGACCTAGC
Above is a window of Terriglobales bacterium DNA encoding:
- a CDS encoding penicillin-binding transpeptidase domain-containing protein, with protein sequence MILSCLSCAALAQSPSRARATTGAATSDFQSAPAAELQSALTRAMAGRSGSAVVVDVDSGKIIAAHHPAAAARRLARPGSAIKPFVLLALLRNGKTGADTRLMCRRTVEVGGHHLDCTHPETGVPLNSIEALAYSCNSWFIQNAARLTSAELRDALVQAGLTSRTRAVPDETTGNVNEAGTLEQRELQSVGEYGIEVTPLELLWAYRGVAQASKSGDRDSSLKTVAAGLEASIRYGMAQKARVAGMDLAGKTGTALADEGSWTHGWFAGYAPADRPEIALVVFLERGRGPTDAAAIAGQIFSAYFAGHQKMSSSRNSN